One Streptomyces sp. NBC_01237 genomic region harbors:
- a CDS encoding RNA polymerase sigma factor, with translation MQTRTVTTTTEHVPAIPAQNRAVHHPETAVDPPSEPDAVMEESSEVPDLPEPRSRPDAGGPSSDLFRQYLREIGRIPLLTAADEVDLARRVEAGLFAEERLASTPDPDSRLAVDLDRLVVMGRMAKRRLIEANLRLVVSVAKRYVGRGLTMLDLVQEGNLGLIRAVEKFDYARGYKFSTYATWWIRQAMSRALADQARTIRVPVHVVELINRVVRVQRRMLQERGYEPTAEEVAAQLDLTPERVVEVRRLAQEPVSLHAPVGEEDDVSFGDLIEDGDAASPVESAAFLLLREHLEAVLSTLGERERKVVQLRYGLADGRPRTLEEIGRIFGVTRERIRQIESKTLSKLRDHAFADQLRGYLD, from the coding sequence GTGCAGACCCGGACCGTGACGACGACGACCGAGCATGTGCCGGCCATTCCGGCGCAGAACCGGGCCGTGCACCACCCGGAGACCGCGGTGGACCCGCCGTCGGAACCCGACGCGGTCATGGAGGAGTCGTCGGAGGTGCCCGACCTCCCGGAGCCGCGGAGCAGACCGGACGCCGGTGGTCCGTCCTCCGACCTCTTCCGGCAGTATCTGCGGGAGATCGGCCGGATACCGCTGCTCACCGCGGCCGACGAGGTGGACCTCGCCCGCCGCGTCGAGGCCGGGCTCTTCGCCGAGGAACGGCTCGCGAGCACCCCCGACCCCGACTCCCGGCTCGCCGTCGACCTGGACCGTCTCGTCGTCATGGGGCGGATGGCGAAGCGCCGACTGATCGAGGCCAACCTGCGCCTCGTCGTCTCCGTCGCCAAGCGGTACGTGGGCCGCGGCCTGACGATGCTCGACCTCGTCCAGGAGGGGAACCTCGGACTGATCAGGGCGGTCGAGAAGTTCGACTACGCCCGGGGCTACAAGTTCTCCACGTACGCGACCTGGTGGATACGCCAGGCCATGTCCCGCGCGCTCGCGGACCAGGCGCGGACCATCCGGGTCCCGGTCCATGTCGTCGAGCTGATCAACCGCGTCGTACGGGTCCAGCGCCGCATGCTCCAGGAACGCGGCTACGAGCCGACCGCCGAAGAGGTGGCCGCCCAGCTCGACCTGACCCCGGAACGGGTCGTCGAGGTCCGGCGCCTGGCCCAGGAACCCGTCTCGCTCCACGCACCCGTCGGCGAGGAGGACGACGTGTCCTTCGGTGACCTCATCGAGGACGGCGACGCGGCCTCACCGGTCGAGTCCGCCGCGTTCCTGCTGCTGCGCGAACACCTGGAGGCGGTGCTCTCCACGCTGGGCGAGCGCGAACGCAAGGTGGTCCAGCTGCGCTACGGGCTGGCCGACGGGCGGCCCCGCACCCTTGAGGAGATCGGCCGCATCTTCGGCGTGACCCGCGAACGCATCCGCCAGATCGAGTCCAAGACCCTCAGCAAGCTGCGGGACCACGCCTTCGCCGACCAGCTCCGCGGCTACCTCGACTGA
- the dnaG gene encoding DNA primase: MAGRINDDDVKAVRDAVPIDSVVSEYLQLRNAGGGNLKGLCPFHDEKSPSFQVSPSKGLFHCFGCQEGGDTLAFVMKIDHLTFSETVERLAAKAGITLRYEEGGYNPSHQRGERIRLIEAHKAAAQFYVEQLDGPEAEIGRKFLAGRGFDQAAAAHFGVGYSPAGWDHLTRYLRGKGFSDKELITSGLSQDGRRGPIDRFRGRLMWPISDTSGEIVGFGARKLRDDDNGPKYLNTPETSIYKKSQVLYGIDLAKKDIAKASRAVVVEGYTDVMACHLAGVTTAIATCGTAFGNDHIKILRRLLMDNGSARVIFTFDGDAAGQKAALRAFEDDQKFAAETYIAIAPDNMDPCDLRLAKGDESVRDLVEPRTPLFEFALRQIVRRYDLETPAGRAAALDEAAAVVAKIKTSSVQREVAVQLAGFVGILDQEFVVHRVAQLARWARNDRGERGDRGSAPGGPSRGSAAQQSVQAPTAPAGPALNLRSPAHRTERELLKLALQKPALVSPAFDAYGIDEFTAPPYAAVRQCIADAGGAEQGLAETREYLVAVLDAAPNDTVRNLVTELAVEVFHGKSIDETYAGMQLVHVRLRAVDRRINDVQGSLARLGSNVAPEDLAAAQNEVWVLQQYAQSLRANGADAL; the protein is encoded by the coding sequence GTGGCTGGCAGGATCAATGACGACGACGTGAAGGCGGTACGGGACGCGGTCCCGATCGACTCCGTCGTGTCCGAATACCTCCAGCTCCGTAACGCGGGCGGCGGAAACCTCAAGGGGCTCTGCCCCTTCCACGACGAGAAGTCACCCTCCTTCCAGGTCAGCCCCAGCAAGGGGCTCTTCCACTGCTTCGGCTGCCAGGAGGGCGGCGACACCCTCGCCTTCGTGATGAAGATCGACCACCTCACGTTCTCGGAGACGGTCGAGCGCCTCGCCGCCAAGGCGGGCATCACCCTGCGGTACGAGGAGGGCGGCTACAACCCCTCCCACCAGCGCGGCGAACGCATCAGGCTGATCGAGGCGCACAAGGCCGCCGCCCAGTTCTACGTGGAGCAGCTGGACGGCCCCGAAGCCGAGATCGGCCGCAAGTTCCTCGCCGGGCGCGGCTTCGACCAGGCGGCCGCCGCCCACTTCGGCGTCGGCTACAGCCCCGCGGGCTGGGACCACCTCACCCGCTATCTGCGCGGCAAGGGCTTCAGCGACAAGGAGCTGATCACCTCCGGTCTGTCCCAGGACGGCCGCCGCGGCCCCATCGACCGCTTCCGCGGCCGCCTGATGTGGCCGATCAGCGACACCTCGGGCGAGATCGTCGGCTTCGGTGCCCGCAAGCTGCGCGACGACGACAACGGGCCGAAGTACCTCAACACCCCCGAGACCTCGATCTACAAGAAGTCGCAGGTGCTGTACGGCATCGACCTGGCAAAGAAGGACATCGCCAAGGCCAGCCGCGCCGTCGTCGTCGAGGGCTACACCGACGTCATGGCCTGCCATCTGGCCGGGGTCACCACCGCCATCGCCACCTGTGGCACCGCCTTCGGCAACGACCACATCAAGATCCTGCGCCGCCTCCTGATGGACAACGGCAGCGCCCGGGTGATCTTCACCTTCGACGGCGACGCGGCCGGTCAGAAGGCCGCCCTGCGGGCCTTCGAGGACGACCAGAAGTTCGCCGCGGAGACCTACATCGCGATCGCCCCGGACAACATGGACCCCTGCGACCTGCGCCTGGCCAAGGGCGACGAGTCCGTCCGCGACCTGGTCGAACCCCGCACCCCGCTCTTCGAGTTCGCCCTGCGCCAGATCGTCCGGCGCTACGACCTGGAGACACCCGCGGGCCGGGCCGCGGCGCTCGACGAGGCCGCTGCCGTCGTCGCCAAGATCAAGACGAGCAGTGTGCAGCGCGAGGTGGCCGTCCAGCTCGCCGGTTTCGTGGGCATCCTCGACCAGGAATTCGTCGTGCACCGGGTCGCGCAGCTCGCCCGCTGGGCCCGCAACGACCGGGGCGAGCGGGGCGACCGGGGCTCCGCGCCGGGCGGTCCCTCACGGGGCTCCGCCGCGCAGCAGTCCGTCCAGGCGCCCACCGCGCCCGCGGGCCCCGCGCTCAACCTCCGCAGCCCCGCCCACCGCACCGAGCGCGAGCTGCTCAAGCTCGCCCTCCAGAAGCCCGCCCTGGTGTCCCCGGCGTTCGACGCCTACGGCATCGACGAGTTCACGGCCCCGCCGTACGCCGCCGTACGTCAGTGCATCGCGGACGCGGGCGGCGCCGAACAGGGCCTGGCCGAGACCCGCGAGTATCTGGTCGCCGTCCTGGACGCCGCGCCCAACGACACCGTGCGCAACCTCGTCACCGAGCTCGCCGTCGAGGTCTTCCACGGCAAGTCCATCGACGAGACCTACGCGGGCATGCAGCTCGTCCACGTCCGGCTGCGCGCCGTGGACCGCCGGATCAACGACGTCCAGGGCAGCCTCGCCCGCCTCGGGAGCAATGTGGCGCCGGAGGACCTGGCGGCCGCGCAGAACGAGGTCTGGGTGCTCCAGCAGTACGCCCAGTCCCTCCGCGCCAACGGCGCCGACGCGCTCTGA
- a CDS encoding NAD(P)/FAD-dependent oxidoreductase encodes MVDAHRTFVIIGGGLAGAKAAETLRAEGFSGRVILIGDERDHPYERPPLSKGYLAGKEERDSVFVQDAAWYAGADVELHLGQPVTAVDRYARSVQLGDNTVIHYDKLLLATGAEPRRLDIPGTDLAGVHHLRRLAHADRLRNVLSALGRDNGHLVIAGAGWIGLEVAAAARSYGAEVTVVEPEATPLYQVIGPELGQIFTELHSEHGVRFHFGARLTEITGQDGLVFAARTDDGEEHPAHDVLAAIGAAPRTALAEAAGLELADRSRGGGIAVDASLRTSDPHIYAAGDVAAVDHPLLGTRLRVEHWANALNGGPAAARAMLGQEVSYDRVPYFFSDQYDLGLEYSGWAPPGSYDQVVIRGDAGKREFIAFWLKDRRVLAGMNVNVWDVTDTVQELIRAGQQIDPEVLGDPSVPLGSLL; translated from the coding sequence GTGGTCGACGCACATCGGACGTTCGTCATCATCGGCGGAGGACTCGCGGGAGCGAAGGCGGCCGAAACACTCCGGGCGGAGGGTTTCAGCGGCCGGGTGATCCTCATCGGCGATGAGCGCGACCATCCGTACGAACGGCCTCCCCTGTCCAAGGGGTACCTGGCGGGCAAGGAGGAGCGCGACAGCGTCTTCGTCCAGGACGCGGCCTGGTACGCGGGCGCCGACGTCGAGCTGCACCTCGGCCAGCCCGTCACCGCCGTCGACCGCTACGCCCGCTCCGTACAGCTCGGTGACAACACCGTCATCCACTACGACAAGCTGCTGCTCGCCACCGGTGCCGAACCGCGCCGCCTCGACATCCCGGGCACGGACCTGGCCGGCGTCCACCATCTGCGCCGCCTCGCCCACGCCGACCGGCTGCGCAACGTCCTGTCCGCGCTCGGCCGCGACAACGGCCATCTGGTGATCGCCGGAGCCGGCTGGATCGGCCTGGAGGTCGCGGCGGCGGCCCGGAGCTACGGCGCCGAGGTCACCGTCGTCGAGCCGGAGGCGACCCCGCTGTACCAGGTCATCGGCCCCGAACTGGGCCAGATCTTCACCGAGCTGCACAGTGAGCACGGGGTCCGCTTCCACTTCGGCGCCCGCCTCACCGAGATCACCGGCCAGGACGGCCTGGTCTTCGCCGCCCGCACCGACGACGGGGAGGAGCACCCGGCCCACGACGTGCTGGCCGCGATCGGCGCCGCCCCGCGCACCGCGCTCGCCGAGGCCGCCGGACTCGAACTCGCCGACCGCTCGCGCGGCGGCGGTATCGCCGTCGACGCCTCCCTGCGCACCTCCGACCCGCACATCTACGCCGCCGGGGACGTCGCCGCGGTGGACCATCCGCTGCTCGGTACCCGGCTGCGGGTCGAGCACTGGGCGAACGCGCTCAACGGCGGACCGGCCGCGGCGCGGGCCATGCTCGGCCAGGAAGTCAGCTACGACCGGGTGCCGTACTTCTTCTCCGACCAGTACGACCTCGGTCTCGAATACTCGGGCTGGGCGCCGCCGGGCAGCTACGACCAGGTCGTCATCCGGGGGGACGCGGGCAAGCGGGAGTTCATCGCCTTCTGGCTGAAGGACCGCCGGGTGCTGGCCGGGATGAACGTCAACGTGTGGGATGTCACCGACACCGTCCAGGAGCTGATCCGGGCCGGACAGCAGATCGACCCGGAGGTGCTGGGCGACCCCTCGGTCCCGCTGGGATCCCTCCTCTGA
- a CDS encoding deoxyguanosinetriphosphate triphosphohydrolase: MDGTQGARGAYGAHAAQDTGTGPYGPGDTERWDTEQDKRPGRTAFQRDRARVLHSAALRRLAGKTQVVTPGTRSSAWDASPRTRLTHSLECAQVGRELGAVLGCDPDLVETACLAHDMGHPPFGHNGEQALNDFASDCGGFEGNAQSLRLLTRLEPKRFVRDTRTGELASVGLNLTRAALDAATKYPWPRGAHPTDPGSPKFGVYEDDLPVFEWARKGAPQDRKCFEAQVMDWSDDVAYSVHDFEDGLHAGHIDPNCLHAEPERREIRAVAIGRYVPADTDPQELSDALDRLLEQDWWPHGYDGSAVAQARLKDATSQLIGRFCQAAETATREVYGPGRLGRYGAELVLPREVRNECAVLKAVADRYVMQRAEQEVIRAGQRVVIAELAAALTARAPEGLEPQFRSLYDEAPDDRARKRVLVDQIAALTDASARSLHAALTVRHH; the protein is encoded by the coding sequence ATGGACGGGACACAGGGCGCACGCGGGGCATACGGCGCACACGCCGCACAGGACACCGGAACCGGCCCTTACGGGCCGGGCGACACCGAGCGCTGGGACACCGAGCAGGACAAACGGCCCGGCCGTACCGCCTTCCAGCGCGACCGGGCCCGGGTGCTGCACTCCGCCGCTCTGCGCAGGCTCGCCGGGAAGACCCAGGTGGTGACGCCCGGTACCCGCTCCAGCGCCTGGGACGCCAGCCCCCGGACCCGGCTCACGCACTCCCTGGAGTGCGCCCAGGTCGGCCGGGAGCTCGGCGCCGTGCTCGGCTGTGATCCCGATCTCGTGGAAACCGCCTGCCTCGCCCACGACATGGGCCACCCCCCGTTCGGCCACAACGGCGAACAGGCGCTCAACGACTTCGCGTCCGACTGCGGCGGTTTCGAGGGCAACGCCCAGTCGCTGCGCCTGCTGACCCGCCTCGAACCGAAGCGTTTCGTCCGCGACACCCGGACCGGGGAACTGGCCAGCGTCGGGCTCAATCTGACCCGCGCCGCCCTGGACGCCGCCACCAAGTACCCCTGGCCGCGCGGCGCCCACCCCACCGACCCCGGCTCACCGAAGTTCGGGGTCTACGAGGACGACCTGCCGGTCTTCGAGTGGGCCCGCAAGGGCGCCCCGCAGGACCGCAAGTGCTTCGAGGCCCAGGTCATGGACTGGTCCGACGACGTCGCGTACTCCGTGCACGACTTCGAGGACGGGCTGCACGCCGGGCACATCGATCCCAACTGCCTGCACGCGGAGCCGGAGCGGCGCGAGATCCGGGCCGTCGCCATCGGGCGCTACGTACCTGCGGACACCGACCCGCAGGAACTCTCCGACGCCCTGGACCGGCTGCTCGAACAGGACTGGTGGCCGCACGGCTACGACGGCTCCGCCGTGGCCCAGGCCCGGCTGAAGGACGCCACGAGCCAGCTCATCGGCCGCTTCTGCCAGGCGGCCGAGACCGCGACGCGCGAGGTGTACGGGCCGGGGCGGCTCGGCCGGTACGGGGCGGAACTGGTGCTCCCGCGCGAGGTCCGCAACGAGTGCGCGGTGCTCAAGGCGGTCGCCGACCGCTATGTGATGCAGCGCGCCGAGCAGGAGGTCATCCGCGCCGGCCAGCGGGTCGTCATCGCGGAGCTGGCCGCCGCTCTCACCGCCCGCGCCCCGGAGGGCCTGGAGCCGCAGTTCCGGTCCCTGTACGACGAGGCGCCCGACGACCGGGCCCGCAAGCGGGTCCTGGTCGACCAGATCGCCGCCCTCACCGACGCATCGGCCCGCTCCCTGCACGCCGCCCTCACGGTCCGCCACCACTGA
- a CDS encoding SanA/YdcF family protein, with amino-acid sequence MRLTRPAWPTWPRPLRRLRGSRRPEALGRSGTAPRLPLPRTRRAQRRVAQGLMLACVVGIAPATWMHTTADARVRTTADAPARDVAVVFGAGLWKGRPSPYLAHRLDAAAELYRTGKVKVVLVTGDNSREEYDEPDAMRTYLAGRGVPDARIVSDFAGFDTWDSCVRAKKIFGVDRAVLVSQGFHIRRAIALCRSAGIDAYGVGVDAKRDATWYYGGAREIFAAGKAAVDAVFTPDPRFLGPEEPGVTEALAAGKR; translated from the coding sequence ATGCGACTCACTCGACCGGCGTGGCCGACGTGGCCGAGGCCGCTGCGACGGCTGCGAGGATCACGGCGGCCGGAAGCGCTCGGGCGGTCCGGGACGGCGCCCCGGCTGCCACTGCCCCGCACCCGGCGCGCGCAGCGGCGAGTGGCGCAGGGTCTGATGCTCGCCTGCGTGGTGGGGATCGCGCCCGCGACCTGGATGCACACCACCGCCGACGCCCGGGTCCGGACCACGGCCGACGCTCCGGCCCGGGACGTCGCCGTGGTGTTCGGGGCCGGGCTGTGGAAGGGGAGACCCTCGCCCTATCTCGCGCACCGGCTGGACGCCGCCGCCGAGCTGTACCGGACCGGCAAGGTGAAGGTCGTGCTGGTCACCGGGGACAACAGCCGGGAGGAGTACGACGAGCCGGACGCGATGCGCACGTATCTCGCCGGGCGCGGGGTGCCGGACGCGCGGATCGTGAGCGACTTCGCCGGGTTCGACACCTGGGACTCGTGTGTACGGGCCAAGAAGATCTTCGGGGTCGACCGGGCCGTCCTGGTGAGCCAGGGCTTCCACATCCGGCGGGCGATCGCCCTGTGCCGGTCCGCCGGTATCGACGCGTACGGGGTCGGGGTCGACGCGAAGCGCGATGCGACCTGGTACTACGGCGGGGCGCGGGAGATCTTCGCGGCGGGGAAGGCGGCCGTGGACGCGGTGTTCACACCCGATCCGCGCTTCCTGGGGCCCGAGGAACCGGGAGTGACGGAGGCCCTCGCCGCCGGAAAGCGGTGA
- a CDS encoding gamma-glutamylcyclotransferase family protein — MTAGVSAAPPESGSAAELPFFVYGTLLPGEPNHDLFLRGRTAGERPAVLPGALLYDGPGYPYAIEGDGTVHGTLIRAVPGVYGELLGLLDHLEEYLGPGHPRNLYERVIREVEVPAPEEPVHGPEPEALESVGRAPDGPVHAWVYLAAAAVTRSLHTGGTLIPDGRWTTGRPPPGAPTP; from the coding sequence GTGACGGCGGGCGTGAGCGCCGCCCCGCCGGAGTCCGGATCCGCCGCCGAGCTGCCGTTCTTCGTGTACGGCACGCTGCTCCCCGGTGAACCCAACCACGACCTCTTCCTGCGGGGGCGTACGGCCGGGGAGCGGCCGGCCGTGCTGCCGGGCGCCCTGCTCTACGACGGCCCCGGATACCCGTACGCCATCGAGGGCGACGGCACGGTCCACGGCACCCTCATCAGGGCGGTGCCGGGGGTGTACGGGGAGCTGCTGGGGCTGCTCGACCATCTGGAGGAGTACCTGGGGCCGGGGCACCCGCGCAACCTGTACGAGCGGGTGATCCGGGAGGTCGAGGTCCCGGCGCCCGAAGAGCCGGTGCACGGTCCGGAGCCCGAGGCACTGGAGTCGGTCGGCCGGGCGCCCGACGGGCCGGTGCACGCCTGGGTCTATCTGGCGGCGGCGGCCGTCACCCGCTCGCTGCACACCGGCGGCACTCTCATCCCCGACGGGCGGTGGACCACCGGGCGGCCGCCACCCGGAGCGCCCACACCCTGA
- the cutA gene encoding divalent-cation tolerance protein CutA: MTAPAWLTVLTTTDSEDKAHALARGAVEARLAACAQISAPVSSVYRWQNAIETNEEWQVLLKTTAERYDELEDHIRAAHDYDIPEIIAIPVVRGSARYLGWVTAETAPETAL; the protein is encoded by the coding sequence ATGACAGCGCCGGCATGGCTGACCGTACTGACCACGACGGACAGCGAGGACAAGGCCCACGCCCTGGCGCGGGGCGCGGTGGAGGCGCGGCTCGCCGCCTGCGCCCAGATCTCCGCGCCCGTCTCCTCGGTCTACCGGTGGCAGAACGCCATCGAGACCAATGAGGAGTGGCAGGTCCTCCTGAAGACGACGGCCGAGCGCTACGACGAACTGGAGGACCACATCCGGGCGGCGCACGACTACGACATCCCGGAGATCATCGCGATTCCGGTGGTCCGCGGCAGCGCCCGTTACCTCGGTTGGGTGACGGCGGAGACGGCGCCCGAAACCGCTCTGTGA
- a CDS encoding NADPH-dependent FMN reductase encodes MDLNTPVSPVTTAAPLKVAVILASTRDGRFGPVVADWFLAHTADHPDIETDLIDVAEVDLPYTLSYSPDAATLARLAEVTPRLAQADAFVVLTPEYNHSFPASLKNLIDWHYTEWQAKPVAFVSYGGVSGGLRAVEHLRQVFAELHAVSVRDTISFHNAGALFDDEGRHKDPAVPDAAAKTLLDQLVWWGHALREAKVRRPYGA; translated from the coding sequence ATGGACCTCAACACGCCTGTGTCACCCGTCACGACCGCCGCCCCGCTGAAGGTGGCCGTCATCCTCGCCAGCACCCGCGACGGGCGCTTCGGCCCGGTCGTCGCCGACTGGTTCCTCGCCCACACGGCGGACCACCCGGACATCGAGACCGACCTGATCGATGTCGCCGAAGTCGACCTGCCGTACACCCTCTCCTACAGCCCGGACGCCGCGACGCTCGCCCGACTCGCCGAGGTCACACCCCGGTTGGCGCAGGCCGATGCCTTCGTCGTCCTCACCCCCGAGTACAACCACTCCTTCCCCGCCTCGCTGAAGAACCTCATCGACTGGCACTACACCGAATGGCAGGCCAAACCCGTCGCCTTCGTCTCGTACGGCGGGGTCTCCGGAGGGCTGCGGGCCGTCGAACACCTCCGTCAGGTCTTCGCCGAACTGCACGCGGTCTCCGTACGCGACACCATCTCGTTCCACAACGCGGGCGCCCTCTTCGACGACGAGGGACGGCACAAGGACCCCGCGGTCCCCGACGCGGCGGCGAAGACGCTGCTCGACCAGCTGGTCTGGTGGGGACACGCCCTGCGCGAGGCCAAGGTGAGGCGCCCGTACGGCGCCTGA
- a CDS encoding aminotransferase class IV family protein, giving the protein MTTPAPAPYVEVNGHPATEEDLRIPAFFDYGHFTAMQIRDGRVRGLALHLDRLDRASRELFALALDGERVRELIRHALDGAGVRDASTRVHGFLPPGDTETTLMVTVRAPARMATTAKSLMSVPYARVVPHIKRPGEFGQTYYGRQAERAGFDEALLTAPGGVVTEGAITNIGFWDGTSVVWPQAPALTGITMALLESGLARTDRPSVRRPVTLDGLGAYRAAFVTNSQGIAPVRRIDDTEFAVDEELMGQLTKVYEDAPWDTV; this is encoded by the coding sequence ATGACAACTCCCGCACCGGCGCCGTACGTCGAGGTCAATGGGCACCCGGCCACCGAGGAGGATCTGCGGATCCCGGCCTTCTTCGACTACGGCCACTTCACGGCCATGCAGATCAGGGACGGAAGGGTGCGCGGCCTCGCCCTCCACCTCGACCGCCTGGACCGTGCGAGCCGCGAACTGTTCGCGCTCGCGCTGGACGGGGAGCGGGTACGGGAGCTGATCCGGCACGCCCTGGACGGGGCCGGGGTCCGGGACGCCTCCACCCGGGTCCACGGCTTCCTGCCGCCGGGCGACACGGAGACGACGCTCATGGTCACGGTGCGCGCGCCCGCGCGAATGGCCACCACCGCGAAGAGCCTGATGTCGGTGCCGTACGCACGGGTGGTTCCGCACATCAAGCGCCCCGGCGAATTCGGGCAGACCTATTACGGCCGGCAGGCCGAGCGGGCGGGTTTCGACGAGGCACTGCTGACCGCGCCCGGCGGTGTGGTGACCGAGGGCGCGATCACCAACATCGGTTTCTGGGACGGCACTTCGGTGGTGTGGCCGCAGGCACCCGCGCTGACCGGCATCACCATGGCGCTCCTGGAGAGCGGGCTGGCCCGAACGGACCGGCCGTCGGTACGGCGCCCGGTGACCCTGGACGGCCTCGGTGCGTACCGGGCGGCCTTCGTCACCAACTCGCAGGGCATCGCTCCGGTCCGGCGGATCGACGACACGGAGTTCGCGGTCGACGAGGAGCTGATGGGGCAGCTGACGAAGGTGTACGAGGACGCGCCCTGGGACACCGTCTGA
- a CDS encoding DUF5990 family protein gives MQIHIEASDLPGRTCGPDTDFPGFDNIHVGVQRKDRPDELLDPHPGDAPSATWTLDCAATATADGIEVTGPYVQNRLGGRFVYLSWGTVDDTGLFSMFRRAKLMFSDIDPAVLEAAARTGHLTARLPLTDAKGQPLCARVRPPLITWTATNGL, from the coding sequence ATGCAGATCCATATCGAAGCCTCCGATCTCCCGGGCCGCACCTGCGGCCCCGACACCGACTTCCCCGGTTTCGACAACATCCACGTCGGCGTGCAGCGCAAGGACAGGCCCGACGAGCTGCTCGACCCGCACCCGGGCGACGCCCCGTCCGCCACCTGGACGCTGGACTGCGCGGCGACGGCCACGGCGGACGGCATCGAGGTCACCGGGCCGTACGTCCAGAACCGGCTGGGCGGGCGCTTCGTCTATCTGTCATGGGGGACGGTGGACGACACCGGCCTGTTCAGCATGTTCCGGCGCGCCAAACTGATGTTCAGCGACATCGATCCGGCCGTCCTCGAAGCCGCCGCCCGGACCGGTCACCTCACCGCGCGACTGCCGCTCACCGACGCCAAGGGACAGCCGCTGTGCGCCCGGGTGCGCCCGCCGCTCATCACCTGGACCGCCACGAACGGCCTGTGA
- a CDS encoding class F sortase produces MSQKAQKAKGWLVGIAVLSGIWLIQNGSATQLIPPQPSTAQAFAAGPQLQPGSPVAEPLRPSAPVRIRIPGIDVDAPMMRLGLGADGSLDVPPAGNRNIAGWYKDGVPPGAKGTAIVAGHVDNERGPSVFYALGALKKGTAVEVVREDGRTAVFSIDAIEVYESEDFPDQRVYGDSPHASLRLITCGGGFNKETGYRGNVVAYAHLTEVR; encoded by the coding sequence GTGTCCCAGAAGGCGCAGAAGGCCAAGGGCTGGCTGGTGGGCATCGCCGTACTGAGCGGAATCTGGCTCATCCAGAACGGCTCCGCCACCCAGCTGATCCCGCCCCAGCCGTCCACCGCCCAGGCCTTCGCCGCCGGGCCGCAGCTCCAGCCCGGCTCCCCGGTCGCCGAACCGCTGCGGCCCTCCGCGCCGGTCCGCATCCGCATCCCGGGCATCGACGTGGACGCGCCGATGATGCGGCTGGGCCTGGGTGCCGACGGGAGCCTCGACGTGCCGCCGGCCGGGAACCGCAACATCGCCGGCTGGTACAAGGACGGCGTCCCGCCCGGCGCCAAGGGCACCGCGATCGTCGCCGGGCATGTGGACAACGAGCGGGGCCCCTCCGTCTTCTACGCGCTGGGGGCCCTGAAGAAGGGCACCGCGGTCGAGGTCGTCCGCGAGGACGGCCGCACGGCGGTCTTCTCGATCGACGCGATCGAGGTGTACGAGAGCGAGGACTTCCCGGACCAGCGGGTCTACGGCGACTCGCCGCACGCCTCGCTGCGGCTGATCACCTGCGGCGGCGGCTTCAACAAGGAGACCGGCTACCGGGGCAACGTGGTGGCGTACGCACACCTCACCGAGGTGCGCTGA
- a CDS encoding sulfite exporter TauE/SafE family protein, with product MPEITLTTLILLCLAAAVAGWIDAVVGGGGLLLLPALLLGLPQVPAAQILGTNKAVAIVGTSGAAVTYVRKAPVQVGTAVRIGLMALAGSMTGAFFAAGISSDVLRPVIMVVLLGVAAFVMLRPAFGTAAAGDGTDRKVTRARTVTAIVLVGGGIGFYDGLFGPGTGTFLVLALTAVLHLDLVTASATAKIVNVCTNGGALAMFAYQGTVLWQLAAVMAVFNLAGGMIGARMALRKGSDFVRGVLLVVVFGLVAKLGFDQWTA from the coding sequence ATGCCCGAGATCACCCTGACCACCCTGATACTGCTCTGCCTCGCCGCCGCCGTGGCGGGCTGGATCGACGCGGTGGTCGGCGGCGGTGGGCTGCTGCTCCTGCCCGCGTTGCTGCTCGGCCTGCCGCAGGTCCCGGCCGCCCAGATCCTCGGCACCAACAAGGCGGTCGCGATCGTCGGCACCTCGGGCGCCGCCGTGACGTATGTGCGCAAGGCGCCGGTCCAGGTGGGGACGGCCGTCCGGATCGGGCTGATGGCCCTGGCCGGGTCGATGACCGGGGCGTTCTTCGCCGCCGGGATCAGCAGCGACGTGCTGCGCCCGGTGATCATGGTGGTGCTGCTGGGGGTCGCGGCCTTCGTGATGCTGCGGCCGGCGTTCGGTACGGCGGCGGCGGGCGACGGTACGGACAGGAAGGTCACCCGGGCCCGTACGGTCACCGCGATCGTGCTGGTCGGCGGAGGCATCGGCTTCTACGACGGACTGTTCGGGCCGGGTACGGGCACCTTCCTGGTGCTGGCGCTGACCGCGGTGCTCCATCTGGATCTGGTGACCGCCTCCGCCACCGCCAAGATCGTCAATGTGTGCACGAACGGCGGGGCGCTGGCGATGTTCGCCTACCAGGGCACCGTGCTGTGGCAACTGGCCGCCGTGATGGCTGTGTTCAATCTGGCGGGCGGCATGATCGGCGCGCGCATGGCCCTGCGCAAGGGCAGCGACTTCGTCCGCGGGGTGCTGCTGGTGGTGGTGTTCGGGCTGGTCGCCAAGCTCGGCTTCGACCAGTGGACGGCCTAG